In Brienomyrus brachyistius isolate T26 chromosome 11, BBRACH_0.4, whole genome shotgun sequence, the DNA window TAATTTCATTATGTAACACTGTTACATATAACTACTTACATGTCCCCAACACATACGTACACAGCAAATCTGGAGAAACTGCATTTAGCCCACGCCAAAGACTGTGTGGGTGGGTTCACAAACTACCACCCACCCAAATAGCCTCACAGTGATACGGAGCCCACACTTACGGTGCGTGTTCCACAGGATGTAGAACGGCTGTGCGGGATCCTGATGTAGCTTCAGGTTGTCCCATAGGATCTGGATCAGCACATGTTTGCTGTCTTCTGACATCCAGTGCCGAGGAATCTGTAAAGTGATTGGTGAGGTGAGAAAGCCTCCCCATAGCCCCCTGAGTATGTCCTAGGCACCTACAGTCTTACATCCTTGACTGAGGTCAACAATAGAATCCTGTACCATGACCTTCAAACATGTTAGTAAACAAGAAGTACTATGATACTGAAGTCAGCAACATTGAGTCATACTCGCATTCAATGATTCGTAAGCAGAATGAGATCAAAGATGAGGTCAGAGACCTCATTTCTGAATCTGAAAAGATTTGGGAACTTACAGATCTGAGTGTCCTACCTGGGACCCACGGTTGCAGTGCTCTGAGGTCAGGATGAGGCCAGGCAGGTTGCTGGGCAGGTCCAGACGGCGGAAATACCACACCAGGTTCCAGAAAATTATGGGATGATGGTCCACCATGTCCGACACAGTGATCACCTGGTCCCCCTCGTTCTCCAACAGGCTCTCCAGCTCCTTCCAGAGCACCAGCGGGCTCAGATAGGGCACTGTCACTGGGTCTGGGTTGTGTAGACGCCACTCCATGCTCAAGGGGTCCTAAAACATGCAAGTTTACATGCACCTCAGAATTGCTAATAATACAGATGAAAATGTCTTAAGGCGCTTTCCAATGTGTCCAACTTTCTGGAACTTTCCAGATGAAGGACAGGTCCTCGTTGACTTACCGTGACTTCGTTGAGTCGGCAGGGCAGGCTGCCTGTGATGTAGCGGCTGGTCCGGACGGGCTCCTCCAGGGGTCCGAAGGCGCTGACACTGCGCACCATGGTGGGCTCTGGAGACAGGGCGCCCTGGCGCCGCTCTGTTGGTATTTCGACACAGTGGGCCACGGAATATCCCAGGGAGCTGCTCCTGTGGGTACAAAAGGCTGTTTGAGTGAACTAACCTGCAGCCCGTGACCTGAAGCACAGGCAACAGAGTACTGAGCACTGCAGCAGAAATGCATGCAGCCATAAAACAGACAGAGGGTCCTGCTCATAAGTTGGACTGATACAATACCATTTCTACACTTTGTAAAGTGAGACAGCTGTGGCTTAAACTCAGTAATTACAGAGAGCGAATGGCCTTTTGGATCAGTGTAGAAGATCCTCATATCCACCCAAATAACCTGGCTCTCACTTGAGGTATCAGTTAGTATTAAACTCTTTCCTAGGAACATCCTGTGGCCACATAAAGCTTCTTTGTTTAATCAGTGCATCCTGACCATAATTTTGCAGAAAGTGTGTGGCATGTAAATCCTAGTGCTGATGTTTTTGCACTCAGTGTTCCGAAAGGACTACATTGTGACCCTCTGCAGCTTTTTGGGTACAGCGGACCCAGGTGCAGCTGGGCAGGGAGGCTCCCATTTACATTGTAGATTAGGGTCAGGAGCAGGGCTCATCTCTGAGGGACGGCTACTTCAAACACGTCCTTTATCAGCAACACAAATGGAATGGAGACTAGGGGCTCGGACTAAACCTCACCGACACTGTGGATAAATGCCAGCAATGGGGGGACGAGTCTTTTTGGGAGCAGTATTGTCATTCATGGTTTTCTCAATGGCTTTCATTTACGgtaaaaataaacagaatcAATACGGGAATAGAACAGGATTCAAACCTGTTGTTGCCAGGGCAACCATGTATCGTGATTTGGGGTGACCGTGGAGACATGGTCAAGGTGGGACAGGGAGTGGACAGCGTGGACGTCCCTGTACCCAGGCCCGTGGAGACCGAGTAGGACGAGGACACAGCTTCTTCTGCAGACGGGCTACTTTTTAGGAAAAACCTGAGCGAGGTGCAGAGTGACAGTGGAAGGGTGTTAGTTAATATGATTGGAAGTGACATATAGGACCATTTAGCTTCAATGAGTCCCTTGCCACTTCAGTCCATTTCCCTTGTGTCTGTCCCCATACCTGCCAGGACCTCGGAGATCCCGGATCTCCACGTTGAGGAAAGGTAGGAAGGGGTTGCCACAGAAGGGGCAAGTGGTGTTGAGGTTGGAGTCATCAGCCGTCCATCCGGCCATGATCTCCTCGTCGTAAACCAGACACTCGCAGGTCTTGCAGCGGGAGCAGCTGGAGATCAGCACCTGAGTCGGTGTGTCAATAGGCACAGGGCAGAGGTCAACCGGCTGTGCGATCAACCACAAAGCTGGGCAGGCACCACTCCAAGCGCCTCGAGACTGTTCCCAGACCTGCACAAACACCTGCTCACACGGTTCAACGCTTTTTGGCACTTCCCAGGTGAAAGACCCACCTCCATAGCGTAGTTCTGAAAGATGCTGGTATTGCTTGTGTACTGCGAAGACTCCAGTTCCGATTTGTCTGGAAGAGTAAAGCTGGACGGAGGCGGAACGCAGCCTGAGGGACGAGAGCAGCAGAGCTGGAGCCTGTGCAGGTAGCTGCTTATTAAGTTACTACAAACACAACCAGGTCAAATCCATAGTCTCAAAGGGGAAGCATCAGTCTGCAGGCAGTGCAAAGTCACTTCGGGAGGGTAATCAGCAGCATGTCTGCTGAAGAGGGGCTCTGAGCTCCTAGGAAGGCACATCTGGTCTTAATGACACTGGAGCTGGCTGATTGAAGAGCTTCAATCAGGCCATACTCAGGCCTGAGACAATCAGCCCACTGATACATTCGCTCTCATGTATCAGGATCAGCTGACCTCCAGGTTAGGGGAATTAAAAACATTTGCCTATCTGTATCATCACCTGTGTGGAGAGGCTTTGCGCCTGAGCGGAGCTGCGGTGCAGGGCTCTCCGCTCGTGTCCTGTGAGGGCTCCTCTTGGGGCCTGAAACACCATTCCGTTGTGGTGAGCTGGGTCCTGGGACCTCAGCTTCCAGGTAAGACTCCTCATCCACGAGGGAGATGCGGTCTGTGTCCCCCACACCCAAGGATGAGACGCTTAGGTGGTCGTAGTTTGTATCCTGAGAAGACAGGGAGAATGAGGACCACAGGAAAACGCACCCAAGAGTCGTTCCAGCCTGCCCCACGGCTCCCTGCGGTGCTTAAAGGTGCTTAAAGACCCCCTACTGCCTGCAGATAAAACCCCGATTCAGATAATCCCAAAACAAGACCTCGAGGTGGCCTTTCTGATTTAAGCTATGCTTCCCTCTACTGGGGCTACTGCAGACTTCCTCCTTTTTACTTGAGAGCATGCTCTGCCATACACCATCTTCTGACCACTTAGAATGTTAACAGTAAACaaagggtaacactttacatcaactgcaccttcataatgcctttataatgcattcgtataacaatcataagcagcatgtaagtgtaCTGTAACATCCTAGCATACCTTAACAACTTTAATGCACATTTATAACAAACATTATTGTCATGGTTAGCTCCTGTTGTCTCAGTCTTTtgtgccccctccccatttggccagcaggcattgctggccatcctgtccctctTTGTGTTTCCCCTATTTCCTGTCAGTAGCATGACTCAACGTGTTGAGTGTGTGGCTACCTGCAAATCCCTTTGTCGCGTGTTCAAACCCCACCTCCtccatttttgtattttgttcctgTGTCTTCTGATTTGTACTTGGTTTTGGTTAAATTCTTTGTGCCCGTGCTTGTGTTTGGACCTGTCTGTTTCTACCTCCCCAGTGTTAGATTCTGCCGGCATCATGCCTCGGCCTAACGCCAAATCCGCCCGAGTTTGTGACAATCATACGACTATAATGCTTCTTATTATCATATCATGTTTaacattaatgtatattaaggcTCTTAggatatgttaggatgttaggtTATATTTACAAGCagcttatgaatgcattataaagacaTAATGAAGGTGTAACTAATATAAAGCATTACCAAAAAATAACCTCAATGGATCCTTCATTTAGATGCCGGTACAATTCAGGAtgcattccattcatttctaatagTTAAACAAGCCACCCTGAATAATGAAACAGCCAATTAAAATACAGCCATGTGTGTTTCAAGGAGATGCTGATTTTTGAGAAACTTGTTTATGTACCGTACCATTTATCAGACAATCCTGAGTTATCAGACTCCTTGTCACAGTAACTGTAAACCCGTGAACCAAACCAGCCGTGATGCCAGTCGCACCTTGCTGGGTGTGGTGTAGGTGGCCAAACGGGAGTACCAGCGGCTGGCTTTCTCTGCCACCCCCTTCCCCGCGGAGAAGACGCTGCTCTTAAAGACGTCCAGAGTGGGGGTGAGAAGTGTGTCCAGGGCGAACGAGGGGGAGGCAGGAGGCTCCCTGTCCCTGAGGGGGCTGCTGCCCTGTGAGAAGGTGGGTGAAGACCAGAGGCGATCACGGGGGCGCTGGTGGCAGGTGCGTGAgcggggcatgggggggggggcgcggggaGCCGTGGGGCAGGCTGGAACGACGTGACGGGGAGTCGCCCGGGAGCTGGGGGCTGCAGGCATCCTGCAGGTCCATGCTGGGTGCCCGGCTGCTTAGAGGGCTGCCCATGTTGTTCATGTACATCTCAATCTCCTCAGCTAGGTTGCGGCGGGCCGTGGGGGTGCTTGGTTCACCTCCCCCTGAGTCCTGCTCTTCCGATTGGGCCGCGAGCAGGGAGAGCGGGTCGAAGCCCGTCTCAATGCCCATCCTCCTAGTCACACGGGTGCTGCCACCGCTCGGGCAGGGCTCTGTGGCCCTATTACGGCCAGCCTGGGCACCGCCCGCCGTGGCCTCTCTGCTTGTCTCCTCGTCCAGGTCCTCCAGATCGAAGATGGCAGCATTGTCTGGCTTCTCCTCGTCGCTGGAATCCCTCTCCCCACTTTCTTTGTGGCTGCTCCTGAGCCCCACTTCCCGCATGCCAAGGTTCAAAGAGTTGGGCCTTGTGCTCTTCTGGAATGTTCCCGAGAGAATCCTGGCATCTGCACCCAGATTCTCAGCAATCCTGAGAGGGTCTGTTTTGCCCCGGGTCATGCCCAGGCCCAGCACCATGCCCCCTGCAGTGTCTCCGCTCAGGCTGCGACCTCTGACCCCAGGCCAGTCCAAGCGTCTCTGGCCCTCCTCCATGGCACTCCTGTGCCGCCTGCGGAGGCTACTGCTCTGGATGATCCCAATGTCGTCCAGTGAGGAAGTGAAGAGCAGCCCAGCCACATGGTCTGCAGGGAGATATGAAAAGCTCAGGTAGTCCCTCAGAACCATGCCACAGGAATTGGTGATTACAaagattttgcatttttgtagGTTAGTGGTACTGACCGGTGCTGGCGTCAGATTCTTTGGCTGTGTTGTCATAGGGATAGTTGCTACGGACGATGCCAGCATGAGGATGGAACGGACCACTGACATCAGGGAAGTCCAGCGGCGGGAGGCAGTCTCCACTGTCTTTGGCACTCTCGCTCTCCgacactgtgccccccccccccaacgggtTCATCATTGACACATTCTACAAACATCTGCACCAAACCAGTCACAAGAAAAGGACTTACAACTTAAATAATATTGAGGCTGACCGCATTCAGTCAGCAAGTGCAAAGTGACTTATTTAAAGCTCTGTCAATATAGGTTCAGTTCTCAGTATTGGAATTACAAAATAATCCTTATGTAATGCAACAGTGGGTTGCAGTACTGGAGAAGAACACTAGAGAGCAGTAATCTGTCACGAAAAATGCATTCAGCATGTTATCTATAAAGAGTAACATTAAGGTCTGTAAAAAAACAGACACAAATGCTATTTCTCTGATCTCTACAAGAACTCTCGCCTTTTGCACTTGCTCATTTCACTTCAATTTGAGAGACAAACAGGAATATGAGCAAGACCATCCACTAACACTAAAACCTTTCACAGCTGCCGTCTTTCCATACTTAGGACATATACTGCATGTTTGCCTTCAGAGGTCAGTCAGGGATGAGAGAGCAGGGCTATAAACACATCAGCACTAGGCTTGTCGGCTGGAGCTCGGAGGGGGCGGTCCCTGTCAACTCACGGGAGCTGGAGTCCTCCTTCTCCAGCGTCCTGTCCTGCAGACCACCTTCCCCTCTTCGCACTTCTTCTTTAGAGAGGGAGTTGTAACCCAGGTCAGACTGGCCCcctgacacagaggcagagtgAGCACCCTTCCTCACGCTATTTCTGCACGCAGGATTTTCCCTAAGCTTCCCCGAGCTGGACACCTTGCTTAGAGAAATGCCGGAACTAACCTTCCCACGTTTGTAAGAGATTCAATCAATGTATGAGATCAAAGCAGCCGGTGTCCCAGATAACCTGTCATCTGAGGCTGACATGCGGGGCGATGCCGCCCGGTCAGGAGCCGGACAGAGAGAAACCTTTTAACTGACGACTACTGGAAGAAAGGGCCGCGGGGACGAGGTAGGCCGACACCGTTAAAACTGATTCTCTCTGCCTCGGCAAGAGGGACATTTCGGTCTCCTGGCAACCGGCTGCCACGTCAATCCACTTTTATCTTTTCTATGAATATTTCTGCCTGCAGCTTCATATCTGTCATTTGTTGAGGAAGGAGGTTCCAGAAACTCATTGATCTTTTTTTAGGCACATTATGTACTAGTGGTGACAATTCTGGATGTTTGTCATAAATCTTGTATACATGGTGTCCTACTTAGAACAAAGGGATGGGATCCTGAACGGAGAACAAAATATCTTTAACAATAGGTCACATGTCATAGCTCAGTTTTAACAGAACATTCAGGACAGTGCACCACAGATCGACGTAACGATCAGAATGAGTGACACGgggcgggggggttgggggggtggagataatagagacacacagaaagacagacacagTGAGACACTTAAAGGAAGGGTGGTGAAAGGGTATCGGATTGAGCCCCCCAGAGGAGAGGGCCGGAGGGCCATCCAGGGCTGCCCCAGGCTGGCGTCACACGCAAGCAGGGGGTGGACGGAGAAGGAGGCAGAGCAGAGCGATGAGGAGGAGACAGGGAGGCGTGGCACGATGCGGGGCGATGGACCTCCTGTACCTGTGCTAGATCTATCATCAGCAGAATCTACTTTGATTGGGTCAGTGCCGAACGGGGCCTGCTCCACCATGTTAGTGTCATTAGAGCTATCCAGGCTGCCGTGACTGACGGCGTCCAGGTCGCTGCCATCTGTTCAAAAACAACAAAGTGTGAGAGGGGCCCCCACATCCAGAGCCGACAGGGggcacccaggacgggggggccctGCAGGAGAGAACAGTCTGAACAAGGTTGACAGCGAAACTCAATGATCTAAAAAACAGAGAAGGAAATAAAGGAGAGAGGAGGTGTAGCCTCGTAGCTCCTGTGGTGGAAGGGAGGTGGCCAGGGAGGCGTGAGGAGATGGACACTCTGATTGAGTTCTGTGGAGAAAATGGACTTTGGTGTTTCTCTGTGGCGGGAGGGGGACATGATATAGCAGCCGGGCAGAGCCGGGAGTTTGAGAGGCAGTAAGACGTTTGCAGGGAACGGAGAGAAACTGGAAAACTAACACCAGCGTAAGCAACGTTCTCATCCAGGCCTGCCAGAGAACTCCAGTTCTGTCAGACTAGGGGAAGAGAACCTCATCTTCTGTACAGCTGAGGTTGGTGTGAGCAGGGTTATAAACCTTGGTTTTGGCTTACAGATTGCAACAGGCCATCCGAAAGTATCCTTCTGGTATTTTATCTTaactgatgggggggggttctctggAGATGCTTGATTACTGCAAAGTCTGGTGTCCTGGCATGAGCTGGGTAGGGGGTGCGGGCTCTTTTGAGGGGAGCTCAAAgatgtgtcggggggggggaatctaatACCAAAGTACGGAGGAGTCTGAGGAGGTAGGAATGCCCATGCTGCTGAGTACGGGATTTGGCAGGGTGAAAGAGCAGCCCTCTAACTAGCAGTCTGCTCAGTTACTGGTCATAACATGGTGCACAGGCCCAAAGTGTCTGACCTACCCGACAGGGGGGTCTGCGCTGGGTTGGACTGCTGCTTTTTCAGTGCCCGTCTGAACTGAGTCACGCCCAAAACCACGTTCCTCAGTTTCATCCACAGGAAGTAGCCCCCTCGCGTGCTGGAAGGCCAGGTGCTTTCCAAGACGGcctgggaggagaggaaacaaggAGTGGTGAGGAAGCAGGCGGGAACGCTGACACGCCAGCAACACATTAAGGAACACTTAGCTCTCATTACCGTGACCTCACTGCTCCTGGATTCCTCCTCCAAAATCAATAACAAATTAAGCTGACTTTCTAGAAACGATGCCGAACGGGGTTCTGGGTGTGATTTCGGTCAGCAAGCCGCCCGAGCTCTCAGAAGCAGGACAAACACTCAGCCACGAGTACCAGCAGACGAGGATGCCTGTGTTCACGCTGTACGAGCGGGAGTCGTCAATGCTCTCTCCGCGAGTGAGAGAGATGCAACAGCAGCAATACAAGGGGAACCAAATGGGCTCTTGTCCTGACATTTGCTTTGTACATGTTGTGTTTATGGAGCTAGAAGAGCATCGACGCTTATAAAATAATGAACCTCGGATACCTCTAAAATGAACAATGTAGTGTTACTTTCATCAAGGACATCATGTTCCTTCAAGATGCGTAACAACACCACTGCTCTTCTCTGGTTGATCATCCAGGGACTGACCTTATTGTAATAACCGTAGGTGATTGCATTTGGTTGGACTCCAGCCTTCTTCATCTCAAACAGAACTCGCACGGCTAGCACAGGTTGTCCGTACTGTCCACAGAGCTGCATGAGAACCCGGTAGCATACCTGTAGGAGAATGGGAGCAATACCAAGTGTGGAGCACATAGAGCCGAACATACAGGGCAGAGGTTTCAAGATCCTGGAAGTGTCTGGCCTAAAGAAAGCCGTGGCTGCATCAGGCCGCGAGGGCAGCCTAAGCTCCTACCTCGTCTGGGGGTTGCAGCTTCTTGGCCTGCATCTTCCGAAGCACGTCGTAGGCTGTGCGTAGTGCCCGCACCTTGGAGTGGCACACCTTGAcgtaggcaggcaggcagatgaaCCACAGCCCATAGCAATGCCGCAGCAAACATCTGGACCACATCTGGGGAATGGAGGAGTACTTCTTTGCAATCTTCTGTGCTGATTTGATCTCCTGAAATAGAGAAACCCCGTGATGACTCCAGTTCCCTGCTAGATTGGCTTGATTTTCCTGTCATCCTGCAAGTTACAGTGAGGAAGACACCGTGACCTTCCTCCCTTTCATTACCTACACATCACTGAGCAAGAACTACTTCAACAAACCAATAAAATCTAAAGGACATCAGAAGTGCTTATCGAAGAAGCGTGTCGGTTTCTGGAATAATGGCTGGGGAGGGCACTGTATGGGTCAGCTTAAGGCCTACAATATGGTCTGTAGGTTCTCACCTGCTTGGTTCGGCGGAACATAGGGGCGGGACTTGTGGGGCAGCTGTGTCGCGAAGCTACGCGAGAGGCAGGGGTCCTCAGCCCCTCCAGTGGATCAAAGAGCTCCGGCCTTAACACAGGGAAGCCGCTGTAGCTGCAGGAGATACGGGCCACCGTTCAGCACCTTCAGATACACTCACTCAGATGATCCACCTCAACTGGCATGCAGGTGCAATCCGAAATGCAGTTATATGAAGCTGTACACCAAAGGTGCCAACTGTGAATGGAAGTACACACTTGCCTGGAGAAGTTAGGGTATGTCCTCAAGAGCAAAACAACTGGGTCATTTCTAGGACTCAGACCAAAACCTTCAGGACAAAATCCCTCATTGTGATTCCCCAGTGTACCCTCTGACCCGTTTGAGGTACATACTATGGAGGGTGGATCTGGATATCTAAAGACCCTCAGAAAATATAGGAGCGTACGCATGCATGCGTGCTGCCAGGCCTTTGCCGGTACCTGTAGCACAGAGGGTACTCCTCACCCTCTGGCAGGGGGGGCATCTCTGGGGGGGTGATGAAAACCGTATGCTCACTGCGGTGGGATTCGTCCAGCTCGATCAGCCGTGCCTCCTCTGGCCGGTCGCTGTCCACCTGGAAGAGGAAGAGCACGTTAAACTCAGGAGGTGGCACTAAGGTGACCATGGGTGACAGACAAGGACCGTTTTACTATTAATGTAACCAAAGGCACCGATCATCGGTCTTAGAGTACATTGGTCCATAGTATCAGCGCTTTAGCAGAGATGCTAAAAATGAACCAATGAAGCATAGATAAAAAAGACTAGGGGAAGGGGGTAAACAGCACAGTCTCAAAGTGCAAAATCAGCAGACTGGAAGGACTGTCTGATCCTGCTCCTCTACGAATGTGACATCATGACAGGTCAGCTGCACCCTGACACCCCCCAGAGCATAATGCGGGCAAACCTCCTCGGATCCTTCTGACTCCACGTTTCCCACAGCGGAAAGGCCCAGTAGCTGACCTAGTTTTCAGAGCTTACTGACCAAGCAAAGTTAATGACTAACTTATCATCCCTTCGAGAAGAGTTTTGCTTGATCTCTCACGGAGCTGACGCTCGGTCTGCCCCGTTACCCCCCCATCAGGGCAGTAAACGTGTCATGGGAAAGCTCCATTTCAAAGACACGCTGTAGCTATGGGGCAGGCAGCACATTCAGAACGTTTGCATTATATTTACAAATATCCAGCTGCTCATC includes these proteins:
- the dennd4a gene encoding LOW QUALITY PROTEIN: C-myc promoter-binding protein (The sequence of the model RefSeq protein was modified relative to this genomic sequence to represent the inferred CDS: inserted 2 bases in 1 codon), whose product is MNSGCDSPRRKSSETCPMGWKMMEDKGPRVADYFVVAGLTESSKPLDEEIHFDDVCHKTARPKPPITDVTVVMRSLGEEVPPGYICVETTPSGLSADLNSGSLMGPQVFLCYRRGRDRPPLTDLGVLFEWKERLKQGCHVIQMTPSGRSANISSTSSQRIYITYRRALDGAAHAPLAVTDICIIIPSKGETPPHTFCKVDKNLNSSMWGSSVYLCYKKSVAKTNTIAYKAGLLCRYPEDDYESFPLPESVPLFCLPMGATIECWPSQTKYSLPVFSTFVLTGASGEKVYGAAIQFYEPYPQEQLSERQRQQLGLDAASERVPAATRSTHTNKCICLLSHWPFFDAFRKFLTFLYRYSISGPHALPIEKHISHFMHKVPFPSSQRPRILVQLSPHDSLMLSQPVSSPLPLSGGRLSTLLQNLGPENAVTLLVFAVTEHKILVHSLRPSVLTSVTEALVSMIFPFHWPCPYIPLCPLALADVLSAPCPFIVGVDSRYFDLYDPPPDVSCVDLDTNTISHNEDKRGLMLKVLPKKACKNLMNTLNNLYQQLAEGCQRPREDGLMELAMSDYDFSSGKSLQTLEMEIQEAFLRFMAAILKGYRSYLRPITQAPSEKATDASSLFDLQGFLKSRDRSHQKFYSLMTKTQMFIRFIEECSFVSDKDASLAFFDDCVDKLFNTERSADRGGKVDSDRPEEARLIELDESHRSEHTVFITPPEMPPLPEGEEYPLCYSYSGFPVLRPELFDPLEGLRTPASRVASRHSCPTSPAPMFRRTKQEIKSAQKIAKKYSSIPQMWSRCLLRHCYGLWFICLPAYVKVCHSKVRALRTAYDVLRKMQAKKLQPPDEVCYRVLMQLCGQYGQPVLAVRVLFEMKKAGVQPNAITYGYYNKAVLESTWPSSTRGGYFLWMKLRNVVLGVTQFRRALKKQQSNPAQTPLSDGSDLDAVSHGSLDSSNDTNMVEQAPFGTDPIKVDSADDRSSTGGQSDLGYNSLSKEEVRRGEGGLQDRTLEKEDSSSLSESESAKDSGDCLPPLDFPDVSGPFHPHAGIVRSNYPYDNTAKESDASTDHVAGLLFTSSLDDIGIIQSSSLRRRHRSAMEEGQRRLDWPGVRGRSLSGDTAGGMVLGLGMTRGKTDPLRIAENLGADARILSGTFQKSTRPNSLNLGMREVGLRSSHKESGERDSSDEEKPDNAAIFDLEDLDEETSREATAGGAQAGRNRATEPCPSGGSTRVTRRMGIETGFDPLSLLAAQSEEQDSGGGEPSTPTARRNLAEEIEMYMNNMGSPLSSRAPSMDLQDACSPQLPGDSPSRRSSLPHGSPXAPPPMPRSRTCHQRPRDRLWSSPTFSQGSSPLRDREPPASPSFALDTLLTPTLDVFKSSVFSAGKGVAEKASRWYSRLATYTTPSKDTNYDHLSVSSLGVGDTDRISLVDEESYLEAEVPGPSSPQRNGVSGPKRSPHRTRAESPAPQLRSGAKPLHTGCVPPPSSFTLPDKSELESSQYTSNTSIFQNYAMEVLISSCSRCKTCECLVYDEEIMAGWTADDSNLNTTCPFCGNPFLPFLNVEIRDLRGPGRFFLKSSPSAEEAVSSSYSVSTGLGTGTSTLSTPCPTLTMSPRSPQITIHGCPGNNRSSSLGYSVAHCVEIPTERRQGALSPEPTMVRSVSAFGPLEEPVRTSRYITGSLPCRLNEVTDPLSMEWRLHNPDPVTVPYLSPLVLWKELESLLENEGDQVITVSDMVDHHPIIFWNLVWYFRRLDLPSNLPGLILTSEHCNRGSQIPRHWMSEDSKHVLIQILWDNLKLHQDPAQPFYILWNTHRLNRTLLIKNLNYPVTWPLREEEDEHVGKELLQSVVKSIQKNDVYRPMSQVLQLVGQKLGVRRQRSLYREILFLSLVALGKDNIDIDAFDREYKMAYDRLTPSQVKLTHNCDRPPSVGVMECRKIFGEPYL